A stretch of DNA from Arachis hypogaea cultivar Tifrunner chromosome 19, arahy.Tifrunner.gnm2.J5K5, whole genome shotgun sequence:
AAACCCATCAGGGCCCGGCGCCTTAAAAGAATGCATACTGAAAACAGCCGACTTAACTTCTTCCAAAGTAACTGGCGCTGTGAGGCTACAACAGGCTTCATCATTCAGGGAAGGCAGTGGCACATCACCAAGACAACCTAAGTCTACATCTTCTGACTGGCAGAATAGGCGTTTATAGAAGGATTCAGCTTCCCTTCTAAGGACATCCGGGTCCGTTTCCCACACCCCATCTTGAAGAAAGagaccatgaatcttattatgctttctccgcacaagagtctggacatgaaagaacttggtatttctatccccaaattttacccactgctctctggatttttgaaaccatagaagttcctcctgcacaagcgtgttattaaattcctcaatcaGCTGTTTTTCTTTTTGCCGCATAGACAAATCTTCCATTACTTCAAGTCGCTTCTGAAGGAAATTAATCTGTCTCTCCAATTTGCATTTCCTAACGAAAATATTGCCGAACACTTTAGAATTAAACTCCAAAGAGTTCTTCTGCACTTCTGAAAGCTTGCCGTGCATCTCTCTGTAGCCAGCCTgccatgactggttcacaatattTCTGTACCCCGGATGAGTTGCCCAAGCTGCAATAAACCGAAAAGGTCTATTCTTTTTCGGTTGGGGACGACCTGTACAGCGTACTAggataggacaatgatcagattgaagcctatttaaaatttCTGCGTAAGCCTCTGGAAATAGAGATAGCCAGCCACTATTGATACAAACCCGGTCAAGTTTTTTCGCCACCTCAACACCATTTTTAACCCTTCTGTACCAAGAAAATTGTCTTCCAATAGTCTTCAAGTCAAACAGATTACTATCCCCTAGAGAGGCAGCAAGCCGATCTGCATGATGACTCGAGAAGAGGCaacccttagattcatgagagaatagtacttcattaaaatcaccaagaacaatccatgGCCCGCAGAAAGACGAAGACTGAGTAACAAGATAATCCCATAGCAAAACTCTGGTATTAAATTGAGGACTACCATAGATACCACTGCACCTCCAAATCACATTATTTACCTGAACCTCAACTGTAACACACTGATCGAAAGCATCAACCCATTTGCAGTGAACACCCTGTATTGCAGAAAGGAACCAAATACCCCCCTTGTGTCCTGACGCCTCCACTATACCAATAGGGTGATAACCAAGTCTTTCCCAGAACATTTTCAAGTGTTGAAAAGGAtagtgagtttcaaccacaataaaaattACAGGTTTAAATTTTCTAACCAGCTCTTTACAATtcacccgggctaacttattagaagcacccctaatattccaagctattatatttaaactatccataatataaaatataaaaatataaaacaaggaaatcaaagtgcTTCACCAACCTCAAACCGAGGCTTGCCCAGCGGAAGTGACTCCCGTGACCTTCAGTTTTGCCGGATCTCCCTGGAATATCTCCTTAATCCCGCCTACCGACGCAGTAACAGCCGGCAATGCGCCTTCCTTCTCCAATGGAACCGCCACGGTAACACCCTCCTTCACGGTTGCAGGAAGACATGACGATGCTTCCACCACCGTGCCTCCATTCTTCTCAATTGGCGAGCTCTGTAGGGACCCCGGCCTTGGTCGTTTCCGGAGAGAGGACCCGCAAGGCACTGGGGTGTGTCGGGTTGAGGAGATCGACGTCTCACCAACACGGGAAGCACTGTGTCCGACCTTGACTCGTGACCCGACCCTAGCACGATAGGAGCTTGATCCATTCGTGTGAGAGAAGTGAATGGTGGGCCTGATTACTCTACCCGAATCGATTCTGGATTGAATGCCTCTTTGGACCTTGTTAGATTGCTTCTGACCCAGCTTGGTTTTACCTTTCCTCACAACTTGCTCCCAGCCTGGTTCATCATGCATACAAGCCTCCTCAACATTATTTCTTTCCAAATTATTAGCCTCCAAATCTTCTTGCAAATTCGATGCAGGATTCTCGCCAGTAACGCCACCTACCACATTAGGTTCTATGGAATAAGTACCCCGAAAGATTTTAATAATCTCTTTGGTTGTTCTTGAAAAGAactaatgaatgaatgattgaaccgTATTAGTTTGATAAGCCAAACCCTTGAACCAGATTGGCTTCTTCTCTTTTGGTCCAACCAAACCACCTTCCATCCAAATAAACCCAACCCTAGTTAACTCCTCTCTCAGCACCGTTTGGAACTCAGTCTCCAACTATGGTTTCATCTTCTCATATGCACGTTGCTACTGTGTTGAAGGGAGAGAGAGACATGAAGCCACCATTAACAGCTCAGCCCATCCCTCTTTCCTTATAAACAAAGGTAAGTagcctcaattcctcttcttcCCAAAACACACATCACTCAGTAGAAAGGAAAGACCAGTGGCAGGAAAAGCAGAgaaagcaagaagaggaacagccAAAGCTGAAGCAGGAGTTCATCCCATCCACCCAGCTAATTTCTCAAGCCCCTCTGTAAAAGTAAAAAACCAGcaacttcatcttcttcctttaCTCCTCTAATTCGAATTTTTAATTAACTCTTTGCTACACTCCTTTAGTTTGCCCGGTTACGAAACAGCCACCATCATAAACGAAGAAGGGTAAGTAATTTTCCCTTGCTTGTGTTTGTTTGGGTCGAATGGTCTTGCGAGTATGATAGGGAATGTTGGTTTTGTTGAGAATTAGGGTTTGGCGGCAAAAAGGCAGTAGAAGCAAGCTTTGTGTGTTTGATCAACAAATAAGGTAAGGGATAATATGTATAGAATATCTTGTTTGTAGCTGTGTATACTGTTGATGATTGATGGTTTATCATGTGTTTGTCTCTTGAAAAGTGTATAATGAATTTTTGTTATGATAAAGATGCAGAAAAGTGAATTTGAGTTATGAATGTGCCTTTGTAAAAATGGGTAAATTAATGAGTATAACCTCTTGGAGCTAGGCTGACCATGCTAGCAACTTCATTTAGTCAAAAGAAAGGTAAACCTATGGTTTTAGATGAATCCTAGGCTTGAATTTAAGATTTGGTATGTGAGGTTGTTGAAAATACATTGTGTAGAATTTCTGCAAAATCTGCATAATTGGCAGCAGAACGAACAATTTTCTGGGAGCAGTCCAGACCTAATTTTtagatgaaattatttttttgtaaaacttCTATATGTATTGAATATGCCATAAAAATTTCAGGAAATTTGGCCAAGCGGTTTGggagatatgaatttttgaagtttAGTGGTTGCTGCAGATTTTTCTGGTTTTGCAGTACCAACTTCCAGACgctataacttttaatttaaacataattttgagttgatttcAAAAGGATTTTAAAGATCTATCAGTATATTTTAAGAGAGTACAAGTTTCATGTTCATATCTATTTTGTAGACTTAGATAACTCACTTGGAAAGTCAGATGTTAGCTGGAAACTCTGAACTGGTTTATGAAAACAGGGCTGTGTTCCTAAGCTCATAACTTTTTCATGTGACATGGTAATAATCTGAACTTTAGTTTTCTGGAAAGCTGAAAGAGTCTTGtttaagtacatgaattttgaaaggcAATGGTTGAGAACtggatttttagtgaatttaacAAATTTACTGCTCACTGCTGTTTTTCTGCAATGATAGCAGAATTTTAAAACATTTGTACAATTTTCAATTATGGTCGGAATGCTCCAGAACcaagttttattttctaaaccCGTGTTTTTACAATAATTAAAGGGATTAAAGAGAGTATAATGACCAATTAAGAATGTTTACCTGGTAAATTGTTAAGGAAagtttgaatgttgttaaaggtgagggaacccgtaagggtggttttAGTGCTATTTTAGAGGAGATTATGTCCGAATTTCTATAAAAGTTCAGGAACTTAGTTAAATGTAAATGTGTAAGTTGTCCCCAATAAGGTTTAAGGTTAATgagtgatgcggaggtatgtatAATTAGACGGTGGTGCGGAGGTATGTATAGTTAGGCGGTAATGCGGAGGTTTGTTTTATAATGTTGGTGATGCGGAGGCATGGTGAAGAGAAAGTAAATGAGAAATCATGTTTGAAAGAGATaattgaaataaataagtaaattatgaaaagtgtatgTTGAATGGGCTTTATGCCAATctgctaatgcgaaagtgcccGCCTAACGGATAGcttgagattgctaatgcgggaatgttcgcctaactgatagcactgTTCTTTACTGTGATACACATTGAAATGTTATTATAATGCGGCCTAATTGACAcgggtaaccgtgatgccaaggtgtctaattgacacagtaaagggaccatattcggggttcactccgagtaacgtcgggttgcgggtagacaaccgacgcatgagctcatgactTGTGCTAGgaataggcatgcatcatcttgtttgcgcCTATGAACTTCTTGTGAATTATTTACTGCCATTTCTTTCTTGTTCATGCTActtacttgttatatatatgtTTGTTCCTTGAGTCTCTGTGTTTGTTCTTTTTCTGTTCCGCGACAACTTAGAGATAAAGATCCTAGGTTTCCCTTTTACCTTACTGAGAACTCTAGGTTCTCACcctgcttttctttctttccccCTCCCCAGACGGGTCCGGCAGAGGAGCTCTTTGAGTTTCGTCCTAACCGCTGAGCTATGAGGATCCAGCGCGCGGCGGAGTCTTCATATGGAGCACGTTTTGAACCTCTTTCTTGCACAATGTTCAGAGATCACTCCAGAGTTAGTTGCAGTGAATCTCTCGCTCCTTTTTGATGATCTTAGTATTACTTTTCCCTCGCTTTTGTAGtacttttagaggggtaggacatTTTAGTAGTTCGGTTCCAGTTTAGGAAACCCGTGTGAGGGTTGGGactgtttttctttaattttgtctcTGTAAATATAACTTGGTGTAGCACTCGTTATTTTGATACTTGGCATGTATCCTCAAACTCaacttatgtttatatatgtatatatgtatatatactctGTTATCATGTGCTTTTCGGTAATATGACTTTAAGTATTGTCCTTGCAAGTAACTATATGATGTTTCACAAGAAACAGTTTTTTTCACGATTAAATTGATAAAggcttttattaatttttgtatcaaaattcTGAGTCTAGAGCTAAGTAGGTCCTCACGACGAGTAACACCTGAATGGTTGGCATTGGTCATGACGTGTCAAAAGTTGGGGTGTtacataatcaaattaattaattgatacaattaattaattataatttatttgctttaacgaattaaatgaaataaatcagGAAACATCTTAAGAGCATACTGCATCAGTTCTGTTATTAAgtgcaaaaatctgatttttatataatagaatagatagataataaagatatttttttaaattaatataattgtacattattcattaaatattaattataatattgtaatataattataataaagatatttttcaaaaataaatttatttaaagaaatataaattggttattaataaccgatgccattatcatataattatcatattatattataataataataataataataataataataataataataataataataattattattattattattattattattattattattattaaaataattaaaaatatttttattgataattgataaataatttaacAATGTATTAAAATAGTGCATTCATTTTGGCGGAAAAATAGATTTATGAGAAATCGATACCTCACTTCTATTAGTTGGAAAAAAATCctgttttaatatattaagtagattctATTATATCTTCCTAAACAAACCTAAACAACTCTACACTAATAGCCGTGGCATGTCATGTTTTTCAAGATTTATATTTAGGAAcatatagaattttaataatagTACACAGATAATTGAAATAGTTTATATACAGATTtttcaagttattattattattattattattattattattattattattattattattattattattattattattattattagataatgaataagaattagaattatatcaatatttttaaaattaatataattaaaatgactaaaaatatttaaaattaatgtggATTATTAATATCATAGGATTTGATCATTTTATTATTAGAATCAaatattcttatcatgattaATACGATCGGTGCCATTatcatatcattattattattattattattattattattattattattattattattattattattattattattattaaaaatatttttaattgataattgataagtaatttaataatacattaaatattgatttgatataattataatgaaaatatgtttctaaattagtataattattcattaaatattaattataatataattataataaagatatttttttataaaataatttagaatagagaaaaGTGTATTCATATTGGAGGGAAAACGGAGTCACGATGGATCGACATTTCACCTTTATTAGTTcgaaaaacccagttttagtgTATTAAGTAGATAAGTAGATAAGTAGATTAAGTAGATAGATAGATTAAGAGCCCGTTTGGGAAACTCTAGAAGtagctttttttaacttttgacttataaaaagtagtaatattaatgtcgggtgcaattttcaaaaccaaattgcaactttttaagaagctattttggagcttacagagaagttaaaaaaatgacttctctcataatacttctacttttcattacatttttttaaaataagcacttttagagttaaaaatacaaacacaaaataatttatttataaattacttttaacagagtcatttattgtttaagttattttatcaaaagaagcttaattaagttagttactCAAACTGAGCCTAAATGTatctataattaaaatatgtattttatttatttaaaaaaacccaATGAATGGGGCATGAGAAATTGAGAATGATGAATCTGCCAAGTggtcctttctctttctttctccaaCGCAACGCTTTCTTCTTACCGATAATCTCGGGTCCTTCAGTTGTCTCTCTCTCACTCCCTCCACTCTCACAACACCTTCAGATTCGTTTTAATTTCAGGTCTCTTTCTCTCactcttttcctttttcaatcCAAATTTCAAGTTAGTTTCTTACCCACTTGTTTCTGCAATTGCTGCTTGATTAATCGGTTCTGATTTCGATTTTTCATTGATGGTGTCCTCAATTTTGGATTTTGTTTTCTGGGTTTGTGAATGGCTGGTTTGAACATGTCTGAACTGCAGTCAAAGTCGATTCTTTGTCCCGCTTTAATTAACTTTATGAGTTTGATGGGGTCACTGTGGTTGTTCAAGATTGCATTTTGACAATGTTTCTGCATACCCATTTGAGTGATTTGACTTGCACTTTGTGAAGTTAACTGAGCTAGTAGATGAGTGTGTGGGAAACTGGGAATCATGGTTTTGGATTCCAAGGTTATACTTTACATGGTTTTTGAGCAATGTTGAAATTCACATTAGGTTCAATTCTGAATTTCGGATATTAAgctgttttcaattgaattgttTTCCATTATTTTTGAGGTCTTATTTTGTTGCATTGCGAGGATCTTATTGAACTGTTTTGCATTCTGTGAATTTGGTGGATCAAGGTAGATTGTTCTAGTTTTGTtgagtttagatttttttttttattattcctagTACTTCAGTTGAATTGGATTAGTTATAACTGACCTTTTCTCCTTTGTATTGTATACGTTAATCTAATACCAAATGagcatttaaatttctgtttgttTTATTTGCATTTGTCAGTATCCACTAGTTGCTTCTGGTCTAACGATtatagatttttattttgttatttgatatCTTTTATTAAGGTTTAGGGTGTGATcagcaaaataatatttttaattccaATGTTTGTATATTTATTctcatttattttcctgtttgAACAGGAGTaggaattgatgtgaattgtcTTCTGGCGAGGCGTTGGTTCCTTGATTTTTATGGGTGGCAAAAATAGATTATTGGTGAAATAGGCTACACAAGACAGCAGGTTTCCGGGGTTAGTAAAATGGATAATACAAGGTGTTGGTTTAATAGGTTCAAGTCAAAAGATAAAGTGCCGTCTACAAAACATAAGGATACTATGAGCACCGGAAAAGAAGGGTCAAGACCTCCAACAAACGAAGAAGCACCTTCCAGTGCAACCAAACAGAAGGTTGCAGCTGCGAAACAGTTCATAGAAAACCATTATAAAAAGCAGATGAAGGATCTGCAGGAGAGGAAGGAACGGTATGTGGACTTTTTAGTTTGAGTAATTTTGATTGTAAGATATGATATTATTGATAAGTTTTGACAATTGAACCAAtttgaagtagttattttaaCAATCTTATATTGTCACAGCTCATTGCTTGAGAAATATAAATGTGTTGAGATTCTTTAATAACACCCTTGATGATGCTAGATATGTATGGAATCAACTTCTGCAATTTGAAATCTTGATAAGGCCTAAAACGTTGTGtgcatttgaaaaaaatttatttatcatgaAAAAAATTCCTTATAAAGTGAGCAAAATCAAACACATTCATTATTCTTTGCAGACGGAATATGCTTGAAAAGAAATTGGCTGATGCTGAAGTCTCCGAGGAAGAGCAGAACAACCTGCTTAAGTATTTTGAGAAAAAGGAGAGGGAATACATGCGCCTTCAGAGGCATAAGATGGGGGCTGATGATTTTGAACCCCTGACTATGATAGGGAAGGGTGCATTTGGAGAGGTATAGTTATCTTCATTTAACTCAAATGACTCGAATGATTTTTTATGTTAGTATCATAATTCTTGGTGATCACATTAATATTCCTCTGGTAAATAAAATGGATTCAATGATGCGTATTGTGGAGACTAGAGATGTTGCTTGAATCCAAAATCTAATCTGATTATTTTCTTTGAGGTTTCAAGACGTAGTTCTAACTTCCATATTTTTTAGTTTGTTCAGAAAATGATCTtttacaacttttttttttaattattatttacagGTCAGGATCTGCCGTGAGAAAGCAACTGGTCATGTATATGctatgaagaaactcaagaaatcAGAGATGCTTCGCAGAGGGCAGGTATTGGAAATATCAGGACTTGCTTACCTCAATGAAGTGAATATTGTGTTATCCTTATTTTGCTTATTTCTTTTTAATACTTTTTAAGGTTGAACATGTTAAAGCCGAGAGGAACTTACTTGCAGAAGTTGACAGCAATTGCATTGTAAAGCTTTATTATTCCTTTCAAGATGAAGAGTACTTATATCTCATCATGGAGTATCTACCTGGTGGTGATATGATGACGCTGCTCATGCGGAAGGATATACTGACAGAAGACGAGGCAAGGTTCTATGTAGGAGAGACTGTCCTTGCTATCGAGTCTATTCATAAACATAATTATATTCATCGGTAAGCTCAAACTGTAAATAATAGCATTATGCAATGGGATTTAAACTAATCTTACAGTATTCTTTCTTGATTCTGCATGAATAACTATTTAGTAGTCTGATTCTAAAAATGCATTCCAGGGATATCAAGCCCGACAATTTGCTGCTGGATAGAAATGGTCACATGAAATTATCAGATTTTGGATTATGTAAACCACTAGACTGCAGTAATCTTCAGGAAACGGATTTCTCTATGGGAAATAACAGAAGTGGTGCCCTTCGGAGTGATGGACGTCCTGTGGCTCCTAAAAGAACTCAACAAGAGCAACTGCAGCATTGGCAGAAAAATAGGCGAACGCTTGTAAGTCACCCAGTATACTCGGAGAGACATGAATATTTTGTTGCATATGAACTTGCAGgttaagagtttttttttttttttttttttttccacttaTACCGATTTGAGTATTGAGGAacagattttattttttaaatgagttTGAATGTCCATTTGAAATTCTAGAGCCATTTTTGGCTAAAAGCTACAAGAGTGACACTTCTTTCCAAACTACTGTTGAGGCTTACACAAATGGATCCGAAATATGCTATATAAGTGTTGGATAATATGTTCTTAAGGATGCATTTGTTTGTTGAGACTGGGAGGCTGGAACTCAGTATCATATTTGGTGGTTAGGGACTGGAACTAAAATTTCAGTCCCTTTAGTACCTCCAGAAAATAGGGatacaggggactgaaatttttgggGATAGGGACTGAAACTTTGATAacgttttattttgaaaataccctcatttaactttttaaattccaAGTCTACTCCTCTTTGAAAACAAATTAGGGCTCTCCATATTTATCTTAAACCAAATAAGATACTGAAACATAACTCAATCTTTTACACCTTAAAGCAAACACAATACAAAAACTTAATTAAGTCTCTGTCTTTCAGCCTCTGTCTCCTAGTCTCTATCTCTCACTCTTAGTCTCCCTTCCAAATGCAGTTTAATAGTTATTCTCCATTGTGTGTAAAAATTTGGTAACCTCTTGTTTCTGGCTGTCTTGGCAATTCTTTTTGCTCTGATCATTGTCGAATCAGTATATAAGGCATTTGAAGCAAACCTTTTTTGGTCGATACTCTAGGCCTATTCTACGGTTGGAACACCTGACTATATTGCCCCTGAGGTTTTACTGAAGAAAGGATATGGCATGGAATGTGATTGGTAATACATATAATGTTCctttctatttttccttttgaaaaataccttaAGAGTTCTGTGTTCTTTTCAACCCTATCCCTTTCAATATGTTTTGATATGATTGTGATCATGCTTATAGGTGGTCTCTGGGAGCTATAATGTATGAAATGCTGGTGGGGTATCCACCCTTCTATTCCGATGAACCGATGTTGACTTGTAGAAAGGTAATGTCTGATCTTTTGATGAACTATGATTAATGCTTGAGGTGAAGCAAAAGAGTAGATCGTTGAACTCTGCTAGGTTAATGTGCTCAATTTTAGCTTGAATTGCTATATCAGATGTACTGAAACACATCTTAAGTAGAAGTCACCAATATTCTATGCGACCATGTCCAATTGATTATTGATATTTGCCTCTAAAAGGCTTAGAGGTATTGGCTTTGTTAAGATGCTACAATTGTTGAATATTGGTTTACCGGGGACAAGTCTTGGAGAAATAATACATATTTTCTTAATATACCAAACTTGAAAATCACACATTCTATTTCTATGGTATAGTGctaaaaaatacttaaatttaGTTCTTTCTGTTGCCAATGTTGATGTTGTAATTTAGATGGCACATTCTTAATATTTCATAATGTATCCATCTtcatttcttgtattcttctccTTTTATGTTGTCTAACACTGATTTATCTTAGTCAAATATGATCATGTTGCATCTCCAATCTTTAAATTTGCAGATAGTAAATTGGAGAACTCATTTAAAATTTCCAGAAGAAGCTAAACTCTCGCCTGAGGCAATAGATCTTATTAGTCGACTTCTATGTAATGTGGAACAGAGGCTTGGAACCAAAGGAGCCTATGAAATAAAGGTGTTGTGGTCCGTTCTCTAAATTCCATATTTCACTTCGCCATATAATCCCGCACTAAATAATTGTTTGGTCTTTTTATTTCCAGGCTCACCCATGGTTCAAAGGTATTGAGTGGGACAAGTTGTACCAAATGAAAGCTGCTTTTATTCCTGAGGTCAATGGTGAATTAGatactcaaaattttgaaaagtttgaggaggtattttatatatatatatatctataagtACGCAGAAGACATTTTGTTTATTGTTTGTTGTTTGTTATTGTCACTAATGAGTATCGTGCTCTGTTAAATTACTTTGTTGTGTAGGGCGATAACCAAACTCAACCTTCCTCAAAATCAGGCCCATGGAGAAAGGTTGGTTCTTTTTTATGGAAATTGTGAATGTGGTTGATCTATAAGAGGTGCTATAGTTGTCAAATTGTTAGTGAAACCAATAAATCATGTAGCAAGATATGTAATAATTGATAGAGTAAGAACCTTCAATCAAATTGATTGTGTAAATTTCTATAGGTTAATTATTCGTCTTAGGATAATTTTGTTCGTGTAGCATACTGGCAATAGAGGCATTTAGTTTGCAGGTGAATTGATTTACTCAAGATTTGGCGATGGTAACTCCGAGAACTAATAAATCTTATTTTGAAAAATCATGGAACATTAGTGTGCATGTGGAACATGTACTTGTTCAAATCTGAGTGTAACTCTGACATATTATTATTTGCTGCAGATGCTGTCATCTAAGGACATTAACTTCGTCGGCTACACATATAAGAACTATGAAATTGTGAATGATGATCAACTACCTGGAATTGGTTtgtacattttttttatatatgtatatatctttATTGCAATTTTTTTCTCGTTTAATTTTTTACATCTCATTTTTGTCATTTTCTTTACATAATGAAAAAGTTATTCTGTAATGTATTGCTCTAGTTCTAAAGATTTGTTACTTGTTACATTTGCGAATTCAGCGAAACTATGGAGTTTTATGCTTCTATCAGTTTAGTTTCACTTAAACCACGTTTCATATTTTGTGGCTGAACTTGAGTTGGTTATTGCTGCATTTTCTATCAGctgagttgaagaagaagaacacaaaAACTAAAAGG
This window harbors:
- the LOC112776304 gene encoding uncharacterized protein yields the protein MDNTRCWFNRFKSKDKVPSTKHKDTMSTGKEGSRPPTNEEAPSSATKQKVAAAKQFIENHYKKQMKDLQERKERRNMLEKKLADAEVSEEEQNNLLKYFEKKEREYMRLQRHKMGADDFEPLTMIGKGAFGEVRICREKATGHVYAMKKLKKSEMLRRGQVEHVKAERNLLAEVDSNCIVKLYYSFQDEEYLYLIMEYLPGGDMMTLLMRKDILTEDEARFYVGETVLAIESIHKHNYIHRDIKPDNLLLDRNGHMKLSDFGLCKPLDCSNLQETDFSMGNNRSGALRSDGRPVAPKRTQQEQLQHWQKNRRTLAYSTVGTPDYIAPEVLLKKGYGMECDWWSLGAIMYEMLVGYPPFYSDEPMLTCRKIVNWRTHLKFPEEAKLSPEAIDLISRLLCNVEQRLGTKGAYEIKAHPWFKGIEWDKLYQMKAAFIPEVNGELDTQNFEKFEEGDNQTQPSSKSGPWRKMLSSKDINFVGYTYKNYEIVNDDQLPGIAELKKKNTKTKRPSIRTLFDDESAMAANQPGQGSFLKLLPSQPEVPEKSEYQ